From one Bacteroides intestinalis DSM 17393 genomic stretch:
- a CDS encoding glucose 1-dehydrogenase, which yields MNIDSLFDLSGKVAIVTGGGDGIGKGSCETLAHFGASIVVSDLVLEKAQAVANEIVKNGGKAIAVACNVLNDADLVNLVDKAVAEYETVNILVNNAGGGGGGRENPFQIDIAYFKRVFNLNLFSAWRLCQLVVPHMAESGYGSIINITSMGSINKSPNMSAYASSKAALNHMAGNLAFDFGPMGVRINNVGPGATRTHALSTVLTPEIEAKMLEHTPIKRLGEVSDITGAVLYFAAPVSQWVSGQTLFVNGGGIQTLD from the coding sequence ATGAATATAGATTCTCTTTTTGATCTAAGCGGAAAAGTAGCCATAGTGACCGGTGGTGGAGATGGCATTGGAAAAGGAAGTTGCGAAACACTCGCGCACTTCGGAGCTTCCATAGTGGTAAGTGATCTGGTACTTGAAAAAGCCCAGGCTGTTGCAAATGAAATCGTTAAGAATGGAGGTAAAGCGATTGCTGTAGCCTGCAATGTGCTTAATGACGCAGACTTAGTAAACCTGGTTGATAAAGCTGTCGCAGAGTATGAAACGGTCAATATCCTGGTCAACAATGCCGGTGGAGGAGGTGGCGGACGGGAGAATCCCTTCCAGATAGACATTGCTTACTTCAAGAGGGTATTCAACCTCAATCTATTCAGTGCATGGCGTTTATGCCAGCTTGTTGTACCTCACATGGCTGAATCGGGTTATGGAAGCATCATCAATATCACATCGATGGGCAGTATTAATAAAAGTCCGAATATGAGTGCTTATGCCTCTTCCAAAGCAGCCCTGAACCACATGGCAGGTAATCTTGCATTCGACTTCGGTCCGATGGGAGTACGTATCAACAACGTAGGTCCCGGAGCTACCAGAACCCATGCCTTATCTACAGTGCTGACTCCCGAAATAGAAGCAAAGATGCTGGAACATACTCCCATAAAACGTCTGGGCGAGGTGAGTGACATTACCGGAGCAGTACTCTATTTTGCCGCACCCGTCTCGCAATGGGTTAGCGGACAAACGCTGTTTGTAAACGGAGGGGGTATTCAGACACTCGATTGA
- a CDS encoding class I SAM-dependent methyltransferase translates to MLSVYAKYIKKMSNENKTIHDFELQLICDFFSNMERQGPGSPDVTLKALSFIDSLTDKSLIADIGCGTGGQTMVLAGHITGQITGLDLFPDFIDIFNHNAKQSGLQDRVKGIVGSMDNLPFQSEELDLIWSEGAIYNIGFERGLNEWRRYLKPGGYIAVSESSWFTDERPAEINDFWVNAYPEIDTIPNQIAKIHKAGYLPVATFILPENCWTEHYFAAKIEAQKIFLHKYAGNKIAEEFSSLQFDEEELYSKYKAFYGYTFFIAKKIEL, encoded by the coding sequence ATGCTTTCCGTGTATGCAAAATACATTAAGAAAATGAGTAACGAAAATAAAACAATTCACGATTTCGAACTTCAATTAATCTGTGACTTCTTCTCCAATATGGAACGCCAAGGGCCCGGAAGTCCTGACGTAACACTGAAAGCGCTGAGCTTTATAGATAGCCTTACCGACAAGTCCCTTATCGCCGACATCGGTTGCGGAACAGGAGGACAGACAATGGTATTGGCCGGGCATATTACCGGACAGATTACCGGACTTGACCTTTTTCCCGACTTTATTGATATCTTCAATCACAATGCAAAGCAATCAGGTTTGCAGGACAGAGTGAAAGGCATTGTCGGTTCTATGGATAACCTTCCTTTTCAGAGTGAGGAATTAGACCTGATCTGGTCGGAAGGAGCCATTTATAATATTGGTTTTGAACGGGGATTGAATGAGTGGCGTAGATATTTGAAGCCGGGAGGATATATTGCCGTTTCTGAAAGTTCGTGGTTTACTGACGAGCGTCCTGCGGAAATCAATGACTTCTGGGTGAATGCGTATCCTGAAATAGATACGATTCCCAATCAGATAGCCAAGATACACAAAGCTGGTTATCTTCCCGTCGCTACATTTATTTTGCCGGAGAATTGCTGGACAGAGCATTACTTTGCTGCAAAGATTGAAGCTCAGAAAATCTTCCTTCATAAATATGCGGGAAATAAGATTGCTGAAGAATTCAGTTCGCTTCAGTTTGATGAAGAAGAACTGTACAGCAAGTATAAAGCATTCTACGGTTATACATTTTTCATCGCAAAAAAGATAGAGCTATGA
- a CDS encoding HU family DNA-binding protein: MAYYVMEEMPDIHKTGERVLYPRFAMIDQVSTEQLARNLSESSGFNVGDIIGIVKQLAIEMSHQMAEGRSVKLDDIGTFTPALMLRTGKEREEAGEKAKHRNAQSIVVGKVNFRVDMSLVYRINGRCLLERAPWKTRRSSQKYAPEQRLALAVKYLESHSFLTVSEYQQLTGLLRTTATNELKEWAALPDSGIDTAGRGAHRVYVKKG; encoded by the coding sequence ATGGCATACTATGTAATGGAAGAAATGCCCGACATTCACAAGACGGGCGAGCGCGTTCTCTATCCACGCTTTGCAATGATAGACCAGGTTTCAACAGAACAACTGGCACGCAACCTGTCGGAAAGCAGCGGCTTCAATGTGGGTGATATAATAGGAATTGTGAAGCAACTTGCCATCGAAATGTCGCATCAGATGGCAGAGGGACGCTCCGTTAAACTGGATGACATCGGAACTTTCACTCCGGCTTTGATGCTGCGCACAGGCAAGGAGCGGGAAGAAGCGGGAGAAAAAGCGAAGCATCGCAATGCACAGAGCATCGTGGTAGGCAAAGTCAATTTCCGTGTAGATATGAGTTTGGTGTATCGCATCAACGGTCGCTGCCTGTTGGAGCGGGCGCCTTGGAAAACCCGTCGTTCTTCGCAAAAGTATGCTCCGGAGCAGCGTTTGGCACTGGCGGTAAAGTATCTGGAGTCACATTCTTTTCTTACTGTCAGCGAATATCAGCAATTGACCGGGTTGTTGCGCACCACTGCTACGAATGAACTGAAAGAATGGGCGGCCCTCCCGGATTCCGGCATTGATACTGCCGGACGTGGAGCACACAGGGTTTATGTGAAGAAGGGGTGA
- a CDS encoding DMT family transporter encodes MNTKVKGYILGAVAAATYGMNPLFTLPLYREGMNPDSVLFFRYLFAIPILGIMLKARGRSFSLKRKEILPLVILGWLVAISSLTLFQSYNYMEAGIASTILFVYPILVALIMAVAFKEKVTLQTVLCIFLALSGIGLLYKGGDGTTLSLVGVGLVMASALSYAIYIVGVNRPILKDVATLKVTFYVLLFGLSLFLVRVDFGQSLHVVDKWYLWGNLIALAIFPTAISFLCTTQAVQYIGSTPTAILGALEPVTAVFFGVTIFGESLTPRLCCGIVLIIMAVTFIIAGSNITTHLVRFRKLFPRLPLKHPKK; translated from the coding sequence ATGAATACAAAAGTCAAAGGATATATATTGGGAGCCGTTGCTGCCGCCACTTATGGTATGAATCCCCTCTTTACCCTTCCGCTATATAGGGAAGGTATGAATCCGGATTCCGTTCTTTTCTTCAGATATCTGTTCGCCATTCCCATCTTGGGGATTATGCTCAAAGCGAGAGGCAGAAGTTTTAGTCTGAAACGGAAAGAAATATTGCCATTAGTCATACTGGGATGGTTGGTCGCCATATCTTCTCTTACCCTATTTCAAAGCTATAACTATATGGAAGCCGGTATTGCCTCAACGATACTGTTTGTCTATCCGATTTTGGTAGCACTGATTATGGCTGTCGCCTTCAAAGAGAAAGTCACATTACAAACAGTCCTATGTATCTTTCTGGCTTTAAGCGGTATAGGGTTACTTTATAAAGGAGGTGACGGTACAACCCTCAGTCTGGTTGGCGTTGGGTTAGTCATGGCATCAGCCCTCTCCTACGCTATCTATATTGTGGGGGTAAACCGGCCGATATTAAAAGACGTGGCAACACTTAAAGTTACTTTTTATGTATTGCTTTTCGGCCTGTCGCTTTTTTTAGTTCGTGTAGACTTCGGGCAAAGCCTGCACGTTGTCGATAAATGGTATTTATGGGGGAATCTGATTGCATTGGCTATCTTCCCTACAGCTATATCCTTTCTCTGTACGACGCAAGCCGTGCAATACATAGGTTCTACTCCTACGGCTATCCTTGGAGCTTTGGAACCTGTCACGGCTGTATTCTTCGGAGTAACGATCTTCGGGGAAAGCCTGACACCGAGATTGTGTTGCGGAATTGTATTGATCATCATGGCTGTGACGTTTATTATAGCCGGAAGCAATATTACGACGCATTTGGTACGGTTCAGGAAGTTGTTTCCACGATTACCGCTGAAGCACCCCAAAAAATAG
- a CDS encoding RteC domain-containing protein: protein MENFVKNIKQDIEVEIKRIEQQDIDILDKIKQIVGFIQTSLARLKATVADYQFINSEEEILFFKVRKPQISGLLIFYIRLYQIEKNRIGKSPSAQYKYLKEEYESLKNVSSDKNFYNYYQSGKTDSDHLYFMRKHYDILADVHCHSLDRDTSFSTLHDSSVAEILANKQLTHYLSTEIDALSEKLHLKFTSIIESKLLQWTESKVSLVEFIYALYAGKCFNNGNTNLKDIAFCCEALFDIEIGDFYRIFLEIRNRKKSRTQFLDKLKEKITQMMDKLDK, encoded by the coding sequence ATGGAGAATTTCGTAAAGAACATTAAGCAAGATATAGAAGTAGAAATCAAAAGAATTGAGCAACAAGATATTGATATCCTTGATAAGATAAAGCAAATAGTCGGCTTCATACAGACTTCACTCGCCCGACTAAAAGCAACCGTTGCGGATTATCAGTTTATCAATTCCGAGGAGGAAATTCTTTTCTTTAAAGTCCGGAAACCACAAATATCCGGTCTACTGATATTTTATATCCGTCTGTATCAGATTGAAAAGAACCGGATTGGGAAATCACCGTCAGCTCAATATAAATATTTGAAGGAAGAATACGAAAGTCTGAAGAACGTCTCTTCAGACAAGAATTTCTATAACTATTATCAATCCGGTAAAACCGACTCAGATCATCTGTATTTCATGAGAAAGCATTATGATATCCTTGCGGATGTTCACTGTCACTCGTTGGACAGAGATACTTCTTTTTCCACTTTGCATGATTCCAGCGTAGCAGAGATCTTAGCAAATAAGCAACTCACCCATTATCTCTCCACAGAGATTGATGCATTATCGGAAAAACTGCATCTTAAGTTCACCTCCATCATAGAAAGTAAACTATTACAATGGACTGAAAGTAAAGTTTCATTAGTAGAATTCATTTATGCACTATATGCCGGAAAGTGCTTTAATAATGGTAACACGAACCTGAAAGACATTGCTTTCTGCTGTGAAGCTCTTTTTGATATTGAGATTGGTGATTTCTACCGGATATTTCTTGAAATCAGGAACAGGAAGAAGAGTAGGACACAATTTCTGGATAAACTGAAAGAGAAAATAACCCAAATGATGGACAAACTTGACAAGTAA
- a CDS encoding DUF1062 domain-containing protein yields the protein METTITWEVKAKNPPLLIKKCSHCDSNRFYCSDKFRMNAQKKNIDVWLIYRCVKCDNTCNLTLLSRSKPDLIDKTLFHSFSMNDKDTAWKYAFSTEMEKKNSLRLDYGSVEYVVVPDTSFEDLLNLSNEVIKIHIKCEFEFDLKLSSLIRRCFSLSANQVKRMFEDGIIIISGNKPPQKHKVKDGDMILIQKEELDKSVNRSLHDIG from the coding sequence ATGGAGACAACAATTACATGGGAAGTAAAGGCGAAGAATCCCCCTTTATTAATTAAGAAGTGCAGTCACTGCGATAGTAACCGATTTTATTGTAGCGACAAGTTCAGGATGAATGCTCAAAAGAAAAATATAGATGTATGGTTGATTTACAGATGCGTGAAGTGCGACAACACCTGTAACCTCACTTTGTTATCACGTAGTAAACCGGATTTGATTGACAAGACATTATTCCATAGCTTTTCAATGAATGATAAAGATACGGCCTGGAAGTATGCTTTTTCTACAGAAATGGAGAAAAAGAATAGCCTGAGACTGGATTATGGTAGCGTAGAATATGTAGTCGTTCCTGATACCTCATTTGAAGATTTGCTGAATCTATCCAATGAGGTTATCAAAATCCACATCAAGTGCGAGTTTGAGTTTGATCTCAAATTATCATCATTAATCAGAAGATGCTTCTCACTCTCTGCCAATCAGGTGAAACGTATGTTCGAAGATGGTATAATTATCATTTCAGGCAACAAACCACCCCAAAAACATAAGGTGAAAGATGGAGATATGATTCTGATACAAAAAGAAGAATTAGATAAGTCTGTCAACCGTTCCCTCCATGATATAGGGTAA
- a CDS encoding CatB-related O-acetyltransferase yields the protein MNTKTFPRTNDYQTIYLNTIINNPNIIVGDYTIYNDFVNDPTQFEKNNVLYHYPINQDRLIIGKFCSIACGAKFLFNSANHALRSLSNYTFPLFFEEWGLNKKNVASAWDNKGDIIIGNDVWIGYEAVIMAGVHIGDGAVIAARAVVTKDVPPYTIVGGTPARKIRMRFEEETIAKLQQIQWWNWPVEKIRRSLPYIMEGTVDRLI from the coding sequence ATGAATACGAAAACATTTCCACGTACCAATGATTATCAGACTATTTATCTGAATACCATTATCAATAATCCGAATATTATAGTTGGTGATTATACCATATACAATGATTTTGTAAATGACCCGACCCAATTTGAGAAGAATAATGTTCTCTATCATTATCCTATCAATCAAGACCGCTTGATTATCGGAAAATTCTGTTCCATTGCCTGTGGGGCAAAGTTTCTTTTTAACAGTGCCAACCATGCATTGAGATCCTTGTCCAACTACACATTCCCCTTATTCTTTGAAGAATGGGGATTGAATAAGAAAAATGTAGCCTCAGCATGGGATAATAAAGGGGATATCATTATAGGTAATGACGTCTGGATAGGTTATGAAGCTGTTATTATGGCAGGAGTGCATATAGGAGATGGAGCCGTCATCGCAGCCCGGGCAGTGGTAACTAAAGATGTTCCTCCCTACACCATAGTAGGAGGAACACCTGCCAGGAAAATACGGATGCGATTTGAGGAAGAGACAATCGCTAAGCTGCAACAGATACAATGGTGGAACTGGCCTGTTGAGAAAATACGTCGATCCTTACCCTATATCATGGAGGGAACGGTTGACAGACTTATCTAA
- a CDS encoding glycoside hydrolase family 3 N-terminal domain-containing protein, producing the protein MKRRIALCIAVSLCAGVYAGNNPGIYKKGWIDFNKNGVKDIYEDPSAPIEARVQDLLSQMTLEEKTCQMATLYGSGRVLKDSLPTEKWKDEIWKDGIANIDEQANGLGRFGSSLSYPYVNSVENRQTIQRWFVEQTRLGIPVDFTNEGIRGLCHDRATMFPAQCGQGATWNKELISEIAQVTAEEAKALGYTNIYSPILDIAQDPRWGRVVECYGEDPFLVGELGKRMIKGLQQEGLVATPKHFAVYSIPVGGRDAGTRTDPHVAPREMRTLYIEPFRKAFCEAGALGVMSSYNDYDGEPITGSYHFLTEILRHEWGFKGYVVSDSEAVEFLYSKHQVAVDAVDGAAQVVNAGLNVRTNFTLPENFIRPLRQAISEGKVSMQTIDSRVADVLRVKFGMGLFDNPYKGDAKHPEKVVHSKEHQAVSMRAALESIVLLKNENNILPLSKDLKKIAVIGPNANEVQNLICRYGPANAPIKTVYQGIKEYLPDAEVRYAKGTDIIDKYFPESELYEVPLDQEEQAMMDEAVTLAEESDVAIMVLGGNEKTVREEYSRTNLDLCGRQEKLLQAVYATGKPVILLLVDGRVATINWAERYIPGIVHAWFPGEFMGDAVAQVLFGDYNPGGKLAVTFPRSVGQIPFAFPFKPGSDSKGFVRVTGTLYPFGYGLSYTTFAYSDLKIENPVIGVQGSVKLSCKVKNTGKVAGDEVVQLYLHDEMSSVTTYVKVLRGFERIHLEPGEEKVIDFVLTPQELGLWNKDNHFVVEPGTFAVMVGSSSQDIRLQGKFEVK; encoded by the coding sequence ATGAAAAGAAGAATCGCTTTATGTATTGCTGTATCGCTTTGTGCGGGTGTGTATGCGGGTAATAATCCCGGTATATATAAGAAAGGCTGGATTGATTTTAACAAGAACGGTGTGAAGGATATCTACGAAGATCCTTCGGCACCGATAGAGGCAAGAGTACAAGACCTGCTGTCGCAGATGACCTTGGAGGAGAAAACTTGTCAGATGGCTACCTTGTACGGGTCCGGCCGTGTACTGAAAGATTCTCTTCCTACTGAGAAGTGGAAAGATGAAATCTGGAAGGACGGTATAGCCAATATAGATGAACAGGCCAATGGTTTGGGACGTTTCGGTTCTTCTTTATCATATCCTTATGTGAATAGTGTAGAAAATCGGCAGACCATTCAGCGATGGTTTGTGGAACAGACCCGTCTGGGAATACCTGTCGATTTTACCAATGAAGGAATTCGCGGGCTTTGCCATGACCGGGCCACCATGTTCCCTGCCCAGTGCGGACAGGGGGCTACCTGGAATAAGGAACTGATCAGTGAAATAGCACAGGTCACCGCTGAAGAGGCAAAGGCATTAGGTTATACTAATATTTATTCTCCTATTCTGGATATTGCACAAGATCCGCGTTGGGGACGTGTAGTAGAATGTTATGGAGAAGATCCTTTTCTGGTGGGAGAGCTTGGAAAGCGAATGATTAAAGGACTTCAGCAAGAAGGGTTGGTTGCCACTCCCAAACACTTTGCAGTATATAGTATCCCTGTCGGTGGGCGTGATGCTGGTACCCGTACCGATCCACACGTAGCGCCGCGCGAGATGCGGACTCTTTATATCGAACCTTTCCGCAAGGCTTTCTGCGAAGCCGGAGCATTGGGAGTTATGAGTTCGTATAATGACTATGATGGTGAACCGATTACCGGAAGCTATCATTTCCTTACTGAAATACTTCGTCACGAATGGGGCTTCAAAGGTTATGTAGTGTCTGACAGTGAAGCGGTAGAATTTCTTTATTCCAAGCATCAGGTGGCTGTAGATGCTGTAGATGGAGCTGCCCAGGTAGTAAATGCGGGACTGAATGTGCGTACTAACTTTACTTTGCCCGAGAACTTCATTCGTCCGCTTCGGCAGGCTATTAGTGAAGGAAAGGTTTCCATGCAGACTATTGATAGCCGTGTAGCAGATGTATTGCGGGTAAAGTTTGGGATGGGGTTGTTTGATAATCCTTATAAGGGAGATGCCAAACATCCTGAAAAGGTGGTGCATAGCAAGGAACATCAGGCAGTATCCATGAGAGCGGCTTTAGAATCTATCGTTTTATTGAAGAATGAGAATAATATCCTGCCACTCTCTAAAGATTTGAAGAAAATAGCAGTGATTGGTCCTAATGCGAATGAAGTGCAGAACTTGATTTGTCGTTATGGTCCGGCTAATGCTCCGATAAAGACGGTATATCAGGGAATAAAAGAGTATTTGCCTGATGCAGAGGTTCGCTATGCAAAAGGAACAGACATTATTGATAAATATTTTCCGGAGAGTGAGCTTTACGAAGTACCATTGGATCAGGAAGAACAGGCTATGATGGATGAGGCTGTAACCTTGGCAGAGGAATCGGACGTAGCCATCATGGTACTGGGAGGAAATGAGAAGACGGTGCGTGAGGAATATTCCCGTACCAATCTGGATTTGTGCGGACGACAGGAAAAACTGTTACAAGCTGTATACGCAACGGGCAAACCTGTGATCTTGTTATTGGTAGACGGACGTGTCGCCACCATCAACTGGGCTGAGCGTTATATTCCGGGTATTGTACATGCTTGGTTCCCGGGAGAATTTATGGGAGATGCTGTGGCACAAGTACTTTTCGGTGATTACAATCCGGGGGGTAAATTGGCGGTAACCTTTCCCCGTTCGGTAGGGCAGATACCTTTTGCTTTTCCTTTTAAACCAGGTTCTGATTCAAAAGGTTTTGTACGTGTTACCGGCACGCTTTATCCCTTCGGATATGGTTTGAGTTATACTACTTTTGCTTATAGTGATTTAAAGATAGAGAATCCGGTCATTGGTGTACAAGGTAGTGTGAAGCTGAGTTGTAAAGTGAAGAATACAGGAAAAGTAGCCGGAGATGAAGTCGTTCAGCTTTATCTGCATGACGAGATGAGTTCTGTGACTACATATGTAAAAGTATTGCGTGGCTTCGAACGTATCCATCTGGAACCGGGTGAAGAAAAAGTGATTGATTTCGTACTTACCCCGCAAGAGTTGGGATTGTGGAATAAGGATAATCACTTCGTAGTAGAGCCGGGTACGTTTGCTGTAATGGTGGGAAGCTCTTCACAAGATATTAGGTTGCAAGGGAAGTTTGAAGTGAAATAA
- a CDS encoding GH92 family glycosyl hydrolase: MKNKLCMLLLASGIGLFSCAEQDLPKEYTDSVNVFIGTGGHGHTFPGATLPHGMVQLSPDTRLLGWDACSGYYYDDTSIMGFTHTHLSGTGIGDYGDILFMPVVGEKPLIAGTAENPDEGYRSRFSHEQESARPGYYQVLLQDDSINVELTATLRAGLHRYTYPKASDARLIVDMEPTIHGHQHPVTQIRVVNDSTIAGMKYTVGWAKHHYVYFYAVFSSPFDYKLYSGTEYQSDSTSVTVNTAKAVMSFRNLPADGRVLAKVGISSVDEEGARLNVEAEIPNWDFEGVMKQANTVWNEALGKIDIETSDNDSRTVFYTSLYHAFIQPSLASDVDGRYRTMGHEIKQDASYTNYTVFSLWDTFRAAHPLYTIVTPEQNQAFIRSLLRKYDEGGILPKWELASNETGTMIGYHAVSVIADAMMKKQCDFDVKKALEACIRSSVYDTTGVTPMMERQILNGKLMPVSIKYKNELGYIPCDKVGGSVSQGLEFAYNDWLIAQMMKEHNRKDLYDKYMELSRNYRNYFDPETKLMRGRLSDGSWITPFDPVSVQRPSNYVEGNAWQWAWFVPQDVEGLMELVGGQKYFEAHLDTLFTTSSELTGDPNAAADVTGMIGQYAHGNEPSHHIPYLYNYAGAPRKTQALVDHILRTLYHNDPNGLSGNEDVGQMSAWYALSAMGFYSFCPGRPVYEIGRPIFDKVTIHLSNGKDFVIQAKNNSVENKYIRSMKLNGEDLAEPRFSHFDLMKGGELIFEMEN; this comes from the coding sequence ATGAAGAATAAACTCTGCATGCTGTTGTTGGCCTCAGGAATCGGATTGTTTTCCTGTGCAGAACAGGATCTCCCAAAGGAGTATACCGATAGCGTGAATGTATTTATAGGGACTGGTGGACATGGTCACACTTTCCCTGGTGCAACTTTACCCCATGGAATGGTACAGTTGAGTCCGGATACCCGTCTCTTAGGCTGGGATGCTTGTTCCGGCTATTATTACGACGATACTTCTATCATGGGCTTTACCCATACCCATCTTAGTGGAACGGGTATTGGAGATTATGGCGATATACTCTTTATGCCTGTAGTCGGTGAGAAACCTTTGATTGCCGGGACAGCAGAAAACCCGGATGAAGGCTATCGTTCTCGTTTCTCGCATGAACAAGAGAGTGCCCGGCCGGGATATTATCAAGTACTGTTGCAGGATGATTCTATCAATGTGGAACTGACCGCTACTTTGCGTGCAGGCCTGCATCGGTATACTTACCCTAAGGCAAGTGATGCTCGTCTGATTGTGGATATGGAACCTACCATTCATGGTCATCAGCATCCTGTTACTCAGATTCGTGTGGTAAATGATTCTACCATAGCAGGAATGAAATATACTGTTGGCTGGGCTAAGCATCACTATGTATATTTCTATGCAGTGTTTTCCAGTCCGTTTGATTATAAATTGTATTCGGGAACTGAGTATCAATCGGATAGTACATCGGTAACAGTCAATACCGCTAAGGCAGTGATGAGTTTTAGAAATCTCCCTGCTGACGGACGCGTATTGGCAAAGGTAGGTATCTCAAGTGTGGACGAAGAGGGTGCTAGATTGAATGTAGAGGCTGAAATCCCCAATTGGGACTTTGAAGGTGTCATGAAACAGGCAAATACTGTCTGGAATGAAGCCCTTGGAAAGATTGATATCGAAACTTCAGATAATGATAGCCGTACTGTATTTTACACTTCACTGTATCATGCATTCATACAGCCGAGCCTGGCATCCGATGTAGACGGACGTTACCGTACAATGGGACATGAGATTAAGCAGGATGCTTCTTATACAAATTATACGGTGTTCTCTCTTTGGGATACTTTCCGTGCAGCTCATCCTCTCTATACCATTGTTACACCGGAGCAGAATCAGGCTTTCATTCGTTCCCTGCTTCGTAAGTATGATGAAGGTGGCATCTTGCCTAAATGGGAACTGGCTTCTAATGAAACCGGTACTATGATCGGTTACCATGCCGTTTCTGTCATTGCTGATGCTATGATGAAGAAACAATGCGATTTTGATGTAAAGAAGGCACTGGAAGCGTGCATACGTTCATCGGTATATGATACTACGGGTGTTACGCCGATGATGGAACGCCAGATTCTGAATGGGAAACTGATGCCTGTATCCATTAAATATAAGAATGAACTGGGATATATTCCTTGCGATAAGGTAGGTGGTTCTGTTTCACAAGGACTGGAATTTGCTTATAATGACTGGTTGATAGCCCAGATGATGAAGGAGCATAACCGTAAAGACCTTTATGATAAATATATGGAGCTTTCCAGGAACTATCGGAACTATTTCGATCCGGAAACTAAACTGATGCGGGGACGTCTGAGTGATGGCAGTTGGATTACTCCTTTTGATCCGGTATCCGTGCAGCGTCCCAGTAATTACGTAGAGGGAAATGCATGGCAATGGGCATGGTTTGTGCCGCAGGACGTAGAAGGACTGATGGAACTGGTTGGAGGACAGAAATATTTCGAAGCACATCTGGATACGTTGTTTACTACAAGTTCCGAACTGACGGGTGATCCGAATGCCGCTGCCGATGTTACCGGAATGATTGGCCAGTATGCACATGGCAATGAGCCAAGTCATCATATTCCATACCTTTATAATTATGCCGGTGCACCTCGCAAGACACAGGCTTTAGTAGACCATATTCTTCGTACACTCTACCATAATGATCCTAACGGGCTTTCCGGAAACGAGGATGTTGGACAAATGTCTGCTTGGTATGCATTGAGTGCTATGGGATTCTATTCGTTCTGTCCGGGCCGTCCGGTTTATGAAATTGGTCGTCCGATATTCGATAAAGTGACTATTCATTTGAGTAATGGGAAAGATTTTGTAATCCAAGCGAAGAATAATAGTGTGGAAAATAAGTATATTCGCTCCATGAAGTTGAATGGTGAAGATTTGGCGGAACCGAGATTCTCTCATTTCGACTTGATGAAGGGTGGAGAACTAATATTTGAAATGGAAAACTAA